The region CACTAGAGCATGGCAATAGATGCTCCAGTGCTTGCAAGCGATTTACTGCTGAACGCCGAGTTTACCACCAGTACCCAGACCACCTTCAACTTGCTGTGCTTTATAATTTCGCAGCGCTTTAACCATTTGGTTATATGAGTCAGCAAACGCCGCGGTGACGATTTTACCTTCGGGGGTATTAGAATAAGCCCCAGCACCTAATAGGGCACCAGCGAAGAGTGCGCCACCAATCCTAAAGTCTTGGTTTTCTGCATTGCCAACTGCAGCTGATACTTGCACGCCTGATCGGTTATCGATTAACAACATGGTGGTCGCGGCTTCATTTTTCTTGAAGCCACCAGCGACCGCTGCACCTACTGAGCCAAATAAGGCACCAGCAATCGCGCCTATGCCACCTGTGCCTTTTTCAGAAAATTGGATAGAAGGGGAAAGCGTGTAATCTGCAGCAACCATCTGCCCTTTACCAAAATTACTGCCACCGCGCGATTCACCAGATGACATTAATTCCCGCTCAGCTTTCATCGCCGCCATGGCTGCGCCACGTTCAACCACAACAAAACAGTTAGATTGTTGAATCATCAATCGAATAACAGGAACAGTACTGCCTAAGTCTGGGGCTCTGCGCTGATACATAGACCACCAAGGTAGACTGCGATCTTCAAATACCGACATAGTGCCTAGGGTTTTATCACAGCTTTCCAATTGGCTATTTTTGTTATCGGTATTAGCGCCACCAGCCCCACCTGTGATGGTGCCACCGCCTTGACCACCGCCCATTTTCGGTGCTGTGCTCATACAACCGGCTAGTAATGTGATAGCGCAAGCCACCGTACTAAAGTATAAAAAGCCTTTTTTCATTATTTTTCTCCCGTTTTTTAGCTATTGAATTGCTCAATAAAAGTGTTTGCTAAAAACAACTAAGCAAATTTAAACAATGCCTGATTTCCAAACAGCACAGTTAAAAAGCGTTGTTGAAACGGGATAAACAGCCAAAAGTCCGTTTTCAAAAGGCCACAGCAATTTTCTGTTAGGAAAAATTTACTATAAATAAACCTTAGTCTGGGATGTAAAAGTTGGCAATAAAATGAGGTAATTATGCGTAAATTGGTGTCACAAAACGCCAATCACGAAAAAAACAAAAGCTAACAATCAATATTTATAGCGCTCACGATGAATGATTGAGTTGCCATTAGAAAAAGTGTAGAAGTTCAGATCAGCTTAATTAGGTTATCTAAATTACTTTAGATAAGGAGAACCCGCGTAAAACATGACGCTGGTTCTCCTATGTACGTTATTTACAGAGGTTAATCGCGGTGTTGCTCAAGTAACTTAAACACTTTTTTCGCAATATCAGTATTGTCTAAATGACCTTCGAATTTATCTGCGTATTTACCAAACGCAATAATTGGAACGTCAACAGCGGTGTGACCACCAGAAGTCCAGCCGGTATTGGTACGTCCGTCAATGATTTTCTTAACGGTTTTAGTCACAATATATTCAGCGCTTGGCTTGCGTTGTTTATTTTGTGCTTCTTCACTTAGTTTTTGATAAGCGGCCAGTTTTTCTGCGGCTTCGTCAGTTGCAGCGGTAATCAGTGCAATCTCATCTTCATTCAGCTCGAAGTTAAACAATTTATCGATAGCCGACTTCGCTAACTTCTGTTTAGTGATTGATTCTGCAATGACTTTAGGTGAGTGCAATTGTTTTCTCAGTAACGCTGGCTGCCATTTGTATTCGCCATGGGCTGCCAAGGTTAATCCACCAGTGCTGTGATCAGCGGTGAGGATGACAGTAGTATTAGGCGTTTGAGCGACATAGCTTTCGAGATATTCAATGGTTTTGGCAAGGTCATCCATCTCTGCCATCGCTGCGCTGATGTCATTGCTGTGTCCAGCCCAATCTACTTGGCTTGCTTCAACTAATAAAAAATAGCCATTGTCTTGACTGGCCAATAACTCAGTTGCTGTTTTGGTCATTGCAGATAAACGGTAGCGATTACTATCATCAAGTGCGTGTGGCAAACCAACATCGGCAAACAAGCCTAACGCTGGTTTGTCATTTTTTAATGTTGATAGTTGCTGATAGGCATCAATATATTGCACGCCTTGTGATGTTAACTCTTTAACTAGCTGGCGATCATCGCGGATAAAGTACTGCCAGCCGCCGCCGAATAAGACATCAAATTTTAACTCTCCGTTGATGCGTTCGTCGACGTAGCTGTCGGCAATCTCGTTGTAGTTTCTGCGGTATTCATTGTGCGCAAGGTATGACGCTGGTGTTGCGTGATTCACTTGAGAAGTTACCACAGCACCGGTTTTTAAGCCGTACTGCTTGGCGCGCTCAAGCACTGTTTCAACGGGATTTTTATCAACATCCATGGCAATAGCGCCATTATATGTTTTGATACCGGCAGAAAGCGCCGTGGCGCCAGCGGCTGAATCGGTCACATACCCAGAAACTGGAGCAGGGTAAGTAGATGCCATACCAACGAGGTACTTATCAAAAATCGTCGCTTCGACTTCTTTGGTTTTTGGGTCGTCGTTGTAATAGCGATAGCCCGTGGTATAGGCTGGTCCCATGCCATCGGCAATGACCATAATAATATTGTGCGGCTGTTCCTTCGCTGTAGCCCCGCAAGCGGCTAATACACATAGTGAAGAGAGTAATTTACGCATTGATATTCTCAGTTATTTTAAAGAAAGTTCTACCCAAACTAGGCGATGGTCTGAAGACGCAGCTCTGCTGTCGATTAGGCGATAAAGCGGTGAATTTTGCGTTGGCCAAAACACGCCGCTGTCGGTAAGTGTCCAACCAAAAGTTGATGGCAGCACATAGTCAGCTCGCATTCCCCAGTGTGCGGTGTGGTATCGAGCATTTTGATTGTCTGGCTTACTCGCTTTGCCCCCATCACTCATTGGCATAGGATCGTTAACAGCCGGGTGTTCAATTAGATTGCCGATGCCGTCTTTATTGGCATCACCATCAGTTGTTGAGGCATTTAAATCCCCCATAATGACAAATGGAGCTTTGTTTTTCATCGCCCCTTTTTGGCCATTATCGTCATATATGTAGCTACCAGCGTCACCTGAAATATAATCTTGCCAGAAGCGTATTTCATCGTGATTACGCTTGCCATTGCGATCTTCTGGGCCATCAAAAACCGGTGGTGTTGGGTGGCTTGCTAAAACGTGAACCGTTTTATTGTCAACAATCACCGGAATATCCCAATGTGATTTGGAAGAAAGTCTTAATTCCTGCCACGTAGCATCACTGTAATAGCCTTGCTCAGAATTTGATTGCATTGGCTTTAATGCATTGGGCATATCTTGCCACTTAAATTTCTGAAAGGTGCGAATATTGGTGTGATCTATCGGAAATTTAGACAATAACGCCATGCCAAAGTGGCCGGGAAAGTAACCAAAACCATAGGTGTCTTGCGGGCTTGTAATTTGACCATCACCATTAATGTCAATAGCTGCTTTTACGCCAGTGTTTACTGGCCCTTGATAAAAGTAAGGGTAGTTAACAGGTGTTTGTCCTTGTTGACTTTTAGCCAGGTAGCTGGTCAGAAATTTTTGTAATGCAATGGCATTGTTGTCAGTGCGGTCGAATTCATTGAGTAACAAAATATCAGGGTTAACTCGTTGAATAATCTCAGCAATGTTTTTGATTTGCTGGTGCTGGCTATTGAGCGCCGTGGTTAATTCATTCCCTGATGGCACCACTTGTCCTCGTTCACCTTTAGGTAGGTAATTGAGCGCTTCCATACTGACGTTAAACGTAGCGATTTTTATTGTATCAGCGGCCATGGCGGTCGTTATCGTAGAAAGTAATAAGCCTGAACCGGCAAGTAGTTTTTTCATGAATTAGCTTCTTATTTCAAGCCACAACCACGGAGAATAAAGTCAGTCAGGAACGCGATGACCTGCTGTTCATCTTGCTCTTCGTAGTCGGCTTGATTCATTACAGTTAATATTTGTGTTTCAAAATCTGCATAGTGCTGGGTGGTAGACCAGATTGCAAAAATTAAATGGTAAGGATCGACATCAGCCATTTGCTCAGTATCGATCCAATGTTGGAAGAGGGCGGCTTTTTCTCTTACCCACTTGCGTAAATAGGTGCGAGCAAACTCTTTTAGGTGTTGTGCGCCTTGAATAATTTCCATCGCATAAATCTTTGACGCGCCCGGATGCTGAAATGACATTTTCACCTTTGACGCGATAATCTTTTCGATTGCCGCGGCTGGGCCATCTTCTGGCTCAATATCACCGATCCCTTGATCCCACATATCTAGTGTGCGCTCTAGGACAGCGTGATAAATATTGTCTTTATTTTTGAAGTAGTAAAGGATATTAGCTTTAGGTAAACCTGCACGATCAGCGATCGATTGCACCGTTGCCCCTTTAAAGCCCTGCAATATAAATTCCTCTTGCGCTGCTTCGAGAATTTTAGCCTCGCTTAACGCGCGAATAGTTCCTTGTTTTGATTCTTTTTTTACTTCATTCATCCTTTACTAACCAATTATTTGACCAATTATAAAATTACGATATGAGTTAACTTACTAAGTTTACTATAGAATTTTTCCTCAAAATAGACTACTAACCAAATAGTCAAAGATCATACCGAGTATTTTACACGAATCTAGCGCTGAATTTTAAACTTTTATGAAGATGTTATTTCGTCTCAAAATCTAGTGCGGTCGTTCAAAAATACGTCAATCATACGTCATCAAAGTCATCACATACTTGAAATATTTTTGTCTGTTTAATCGCCATATTTGTCGGGCGAATGATCTTGGCACGCAAGACGTCCTCTAGCTTTTACTTTGATAACAAGGTGTTGCGTTGGAGAAAACGCTGGTAACTCGGCTGATTAAACTGTATAAAAAACATTCTGACCAAATAGACAAAATGTAATTAAATTGTAAAATAAAAATGCTTTATTAGCGTTGGTCAACAAGAGTTACAAGCTTTTATTAGCGAATTAGTAGCAAAGCTCACGTACTTAATAAAATTAAAACCAAGGATAATCTGATGAAAAGTCATCGTCTCTCAAAAATTGCTGGTGCAGTCGTTGTCGCGCTTGGCATGACAGCTTCAGCATATGCAAATACCACATCATCTGGTATCAAAGGTGAAATTTCCGGCCCGGCTGGAGATCCGGCACAAGGCACGACAGTGGTTATTACCCATTTACCTTCAGGTACAAGCAAAACCGTTACCGTTAATGAATTTGGTCGATTCAGTTCAAAAGGTCTACGTGTTGGTGGCCCATACCGCATCACGATAGATTCAGACACTTTTGAAGATCAAGTTGTTGACGATGTTTTTCTTACACTAAGTGAAACATATGAAATCAATCGTTCACTGGAAAGTGTCAGTAACGTTGAGCGTATCGAAGTCACAGGCCGTGCTTATCACAGCAACTATGGTAGCAATAGCCCGTCAAGCAATTTCAATTTCGAAGATTTGGCAGCAGCACCAACGGTAAACCGTGATATTAAAGATGTAGTGCGTGTTGACCCGCGTATTTATATTGATGAATCAAGCTCAGATGCTATCCGCTGTGCAGGTGGTAACCCGCGCTTCAACAGTTTAACGGTTGATGGTGTGCGTATGAACGATAACTTTGGCTTAAACAGCAACGGTTATCCGACAGAGCGCATCCCATTCTCTTTCGATGCCCTTGATCAAGTCGCCGTTGAGCTAGCGCCATTTGATGTTCAATACGGTGGCTTTACATCGTGTAATATCAATGCGGTCACTAAATCGGGGACTAACGAAGTTCACGGTAGCTTCTTTTACGACTACACGAACGATTCGCTAAAAGGTGATAGCTTAGAGGGCGAAGACGTACCAACAGGTAATTTTAATGAAAAGCGTTATGGTTTTAATGTTGGCTTGCCAATGATTGAAGATAAACTTTTCTTGTTCACTGCTTACGAGAAGCTAGAAGGTGCACAAATTTTCCAATACGATCCATTAACTAATGGTCGTATCGATCAAGCAACGCTTGACCGCATTGCTCAAATTTCACGTGACGCATACGGCTATGAGCCAGGTGGTTTTACACCAAGCTTACCAGTAGAAGACGAAAAACTATTGGTAAAACTTGATTGGAACATTAATGACGATCACCGTGCGACTTTCGTTTATAACTACAACGACGGTTTTACGTTAGCGCAATCAGACGCGGGCTCGAGCCGCATTTCTTTTGACAACCACTTTTATGAGCGCGGCGCTAAGTTAAATTCCTACGTAACATCAATATACTCAGACTGGACTGATAACCTGTCAACGGAAGTGCGAATAGGCTACTCAACACTCGATAACCGCCAAATTTCACTGGATAGAGAAAGCGGTTTTGGTGAATTCCGCGTGTCAGCAGCCAATGGTATCGATGTCTACCTTGGCCCGGATGATTCTCGTCAGTCAAACAAATTAAAATATGACAACTTGTCGTTGAAATTAGCGGCAACGTACTACTTAGATGAGCACGAACTTTACTTTGGTTATGAGCGTGAAGAGTTAGACGTATTTAACTTGTTCGTTCAGCACTCGCAAGGTGAGTACCGCTTTAGCTCAATCGACGATTTTGAAAATGGTATCGCGCGCGTTTACTACGGTAACGCAAGTTCACAAGATCCAAACGACGCCGCAGGTGAATTTAAATACGCGTTGAACACCGTATACTTCCAGGACAAATTCGAGCTTGAGAATTATGACGTCACCATCACGGCAGGTTTGCGTTACGATTGGTACACAAGTGATGACGTCCCTGAATTCAACCAAAATTTCCAAGACCGCTACGGCTTTTCTAACGAGCAGAACTTAGATGGCGTTGACCTACTGCAACCGCGCTTTGGTTTGAACTGGAGTGTTAACGACCAGTTAGAAGTTCGCGCAGGCTTAGGTTTATACTCCGGCGGTAACCCGAATGTATGGATCTCTAATTCATACTCAAACGATGGTATTCGCAATATCCAAATCAACCAACGTGGTCTGCAAATCTTAGGACCTGATGCGATTGCCTTTAACGGCAGTGGTCGCCCTGGTTTTGATATTCCTCAGCAGTTATTTGATGCCGTGGGCTCAGGCTCAGCGGATGCAAGTACTAACGTAACGGATCCTGATTTTGAGATCCCATCTGAATGGAAGTACTCGTTAGGTGCTACCTATGTCACCGAAAGCGACTACATCATTATGGCTGACTTCTTATACACAGATAAGAAAGATTCAGCGATTGTTCGCAATTTAGCTGACGCTCAAGTAGGTACAGCACCTGATGGACGTCCAGTTTATGATTCCGTTAACCACCCAAGAAACTCTGATTTCTTGTTAACTAACGTAAGTGGTGAAGATGGTGAAGCGACGATTCTTTCGCTATCGGTGAGTAAGAGCTTTGATAATGGCTTCGACTTCTCTGCGTCGTACGCTTATACCGATGCTAAAGAAGTACATCCGATGACCAGCTCAGTGGCGTTCTCTAACTACCACAATATCGCAACGTCTGATCCGGAAAATCCTGGTTTAGCAGCGTCTAACTATGAAATTCCTCACCGATTTACGTTGAACTTGCGCTATAGCCATGAATTTTTCGAAGGCTATGAAACCACCTTTAGCTTGTTTGGCCAAGCGAACCAAGGTCAACCATATACTTACTCATTTACCAGCAGAACACGTGGCTTAGGCTTTAACGATGCAGATCGTCAATTGCTATACATACCACTAGAGAATGATGCGTCAGTGGTGTACGGAGATGACTTTGATCTTGCCGCGTTCAACAGCTTTATCGAAGCGGAAGGTTTAGACGAGTATCGCGGCCGTATTTTACCGCGTAACCGTTTACAAAGTGATTGGTGGGTTAAGTTCGACTTTAAGATCGAGCAAGAATTTGCCGGTTTTGCAGAAGGTCATAAGGCTAGTGCATTCTTCGTGATTGAGAACTTAACTAACTTCTTAAATGACGATTGGGGTGTCTTAGAGCAAGGTTCGCAGCTGCAAGGTGCTGTTGCTGCTAGCGTCAACGATGCCAACCAATATGTGTTCCAAGAGTTTACTAACCCTGCGACACAAAGCCGTCAAAACGATGCATCGTTATGGGAAATGCGTATTGGTGTTAAATACGACTTCTAGTTTCATTCATCAAACTGTCATATAACCAAGATAAAAAACCGCGCTGTTAAGTGCGGTTTTTTTATGCATGTCATTTACTTGTCTCCTGTTTGTTATCAATTGTTACGCGTAAATACCTCAACATTTAGTCAACATAGCTGAAATAAATTTGTTTATTTTCGTTTGAATCGGCATTAGAATACGCGGCGTTTTACTTGCCAAAAGCAGTAGCAGTAGGCTTTGCAAGAGATTTTTGTACGTATTACTAAATGTTGCGAATTGTAAATGTACGTACAGGCTATTTCCTGACCAAATAGACAAATTGTAATCATATTGTAAAATAACTGTGCTTTAATGACGTCAGTCACAAAAGTGAAACAAGTGTTTAGTTGTGAACTTCACAAAAGCATAAAAAAATTAAAACCAAGGAAAATATGATGAAAAGTCATCGTCTCTCAAGAATTGCTGGTGCGGTAGTTGTCGCGCTTGGCATGACAACTTCAGCTATGGCAGCTGATACAGCATCTAGCATTCGAGGCACTATTTTTGGCCCTGATGGCAACGTTGCACCGGGTACAACCATTGTTGTAATCCACGAGCCAACAGGCACGCGTAAAACCGTAACGGCTAACGAAAGCGGTAGCTTCTTAGCGAAAGGTTTACGTGTTGGCGGTCCTTACAAGGTGATCATCGACTCTGACGAGTACCGCGACGCTGAAATTGAAAATATTTACCTTTCACTAGGTGAAACGCAGCGTATCGATCGCCAGTTAGAAAGCGACAATACAGAAACTATTGTTGTAACTGGTAGCCGAGTTTTATTCAATTCGACCGCAAGTGACAGCTACTTCAACTCAGAAGACATCACGTCAACGCCAAGCTTGAACCGCGATCTTAAAGACGTTGTTCGCAACAACCCATTAGTTGTTATTAAGCCGGGTAGCGAAAGCCAAATGACGATTGCGGGTTCTAACCCTCGCATGAACTCAATCAGCATCGACGGTATTCCATTGAACGATGATTTTGGTCTGAACAACAATGGTTACCCAACTCAACGTAACCCATTTCCACTTGACGCACTTGACCAAGTAACGGTAAGTGTTGCACCAACACATGCGAAATCGAGCGGTTTTACGGGTGGCGCGGTTGATGCGGTATTCAAATCTGGTACGAACGAATTTCACGGCAACATGTTCTTCGAAAGAACAAGTGATGCTTTAGCGGGCACACCTAAAGATGACGGCGTAGACGTACCAATCGAATTTGAAGAAGAGAACTATGGCTTCACGTTAGGTGGCCCGATCATTGAAGACAAATTATTCTTCTTTGGTGCATACGAAAAATACGACTCTCCACAAGTACTAGAATACGGCCCAACTGGTTCTAGCAAAGGTGCTAACAAAACGACTGCAACAGTCGGTGATGTCGCAGCAGTACAAGAGATTGCTAACCGCGTTTACGGTGTTTCTGAAATCGGCTCTGCTGAAAGTCAACCACAACTAGAAGATGAAAAATACATCATCAAACTAGATTGGAACATCAATGATGATCACCGTGCGAACTTCGTTTACATGTTTAACGAAGGTAATGACACGCGTAACACGACGACCAGCGAGCGTGAATTACGTTTAGACTCTCACTGGTACAACAATACGCAAGAGTTAAAGAACTACAGTGCTAAGCTTTACTCTGACTGGACAGCTGACTTCTCTTCAGAAATTAGTATTACACGTAAATCAGTAGAGACAGGCCAAATTTCACTTCGCAGTGAGCTAGGTTTAGGTGATATCACCATCAACAATATCGATACCGATAACGATGGTGAGTCGGGTTCAATCGCGTTTGGCTCTGACCAATTCCGCCACTCGAACTCGTTAAGCAATGATTTAACAATTCTAAAGTTTGACGGTACTTACTTATACGAAGATCACGCGATTGATTTTGGTATTGATTACAAAATTTTAGAAATTGAGAACCAATTCTTACCAAACTCACGTGGTACAACGACTTTCGATTCATTAGCTGACTTCGAAAACCGCCTAGTGTCGGAGTACACCTACGAAAACGGTTTAGGTAACGACCCATTAGCCGTGGCTGCTACCTTTGAACGTAAAGACTTAGCGCTTTACATCAATGATACTTGGGACTTCAATGACGAATTAACACTGTCATTTGGTTTGCGTTACGAGCGCTTATCGTCAGACGATAAACCAACGTTCAACCAAGGTTTACTTGACCGTACAGGTTTTGACAACACCTTTAACTTAGATGGCGTTGACATTATCTTACCTCGCTTTGGTTTCACATACCTTTACAGCGATGACGTTACTTTCCGCGGTAGTGTTGGCCGCTTTGCGGGTGGTAATCCAAATGTTTGGATTTCAAACTCATACTCAAACGATGGTGTCAGTGCACAGCGCTTTGGTCAACGTGATTTTGAAGCGCCAGCAAACATCCTAACAACGCCAACGCCAGAAGCGATTGCTGCTATTGATAGTGGTACTCGTGGCAGCGTGACGAACTTTATCGATCCTAACTTCGATATCCCGTCACAGTGGACTTACATGCTTAACTCAGACGTAACGTTAAACATTCCATACTTAGGTGATGGTTACGCTTGGACAACAACGGCAATCTACACAGAGAAAGAAAATTCAGCTGAGTGGATCAATGCAGCATTGCTTCAAGAAGGCGACGTAGTAGGCTCTACATCAAGTGGCGCACTTCCTTTCTACGATACGCGTGAACTAGAAATCATGCTAACCAACGCCGATCGCGACGGTCGCTCAGTGATTCTAAGTACAGGTATTGCAAAAGAGTGGGATAATGGCCTTAGCTTCGATATGTCATACACGCATCAAGACATTACTGAAGGTAACCCGGGCAGTTCTTCGACAGCGCGCAGTAACTACCGTTTCGGTCACTTCTTAGATCACCAAGAAACACAAATCGGTACTTCACCGTTCGAAACAGAGCACCGTTTTGTATTTAACTTGGGTTACAAAACTGAGTTCTTCGAAGGTTACGCGACACGCTTTAACTTATTCTTCGAACGTCACTCAGGCTCTGCTTACAGCCACTTAGTTGATTTGACTAACCTACAAGGCGGTCGCTTCTTCAACCAAGACTTGATCCAACCTTCTGGTTTCTTCACCACATTTGGCGGTAACTACTTAGCGTACGTACCAACAGCAAATGATCCAAATGTAAGATACGAAGGCGTGACTGAGCAAGAAGTACTAGCTCACTTCGACAGCTTAGGGCTTTCAGGTTTCGCTGGTGGTCATGTTGACCGCGGTCAAGCGCAATCTCCTTGGGTAACTAACTTAGATCTTTACATCTCGCAAGAGTTACCAGGTCTAATGGATGGTCACAAAGGTGAAGTTTACTTCGTAGTTAATAACTTATTGAACCTAATCGACTCATCTAAAGGTAAAGTATACCGTCAGAACTTCAATACTAGCGAAGTTATCCAAATGGATATCGACGCGTCTACAGGTCAGTACATCTACGGTGATATCTTGAGCGATGACTTTACGTTTGAAGCACGTGATTCAGCGTACCGTATCAAGATTGGTGTTAAGTACACTTTCTAAAACTAGCTTGTCTTAAAGCCTTAAAAACCGCGCTATTTAGCGCGGTTTTTTATTTTTCGCTAGTAATTAAACGGTGAGTATTTTATCATTAAACCTGACCATGTGGTCAGTATGAATTAAAGCTCGGCTATACCAACAGAGAAA is a window of Thalassotalea euphylliae DNA encoding:
- a CDS encoding TonB-dependent receptor; translation: MKSHRLSRIAGAVVVALGMTTSAMAADTASSIRGTIFGPDGNVAPGTTIVVIHEPTGTRKTVTANESGSFLAKGLRVGGPYKVIIDSDEYRDAEIENIYLSLGETQRIDRQLESDNTETIVVTGSRVLFNSTASDSYFNSEDITSTPSLNRDLKDVVRNNPLVVIKPGSESQMTIAGSNPRMNSISIDGIPLNDDFGLNNNGYPTQRNPFPLDALDQVTVSVAPTHAKSSGFTGGAVDAVFKSGTNEFHGNMFFERTSDALAGTPKDDGVDVPIEFEEENYGFTLGGPIIEDKLFFFGAYEKYDSPQVLEYGPTGSSKGANKTTATVGDVAAVQEIANRVYGVSEIGSAESQPQLEDEKYIIKLDWNINDDHRANFVYMFNEGNDTRNTTTSERELRLDSHWYNNTQELKNYSAKLYSDWTADFSSEISITRKSVETGQISLRSELGLGDITINNIDTDNDGESGSIAFGSDQFRHSNSLSNDLTILKFDGTYLYEDHAIDFGIDYKILEIENQFLPNSRGTTTFDSLADFENRLVSEYTYENGLGNDPLAVAATFERKDLALYINDTWDFNDELTLSFGLRYERLSSDDKPTFNQGLLDRTGFDNTFNLDGVDIILPRFGFTYLYSDDVTFRGSVGRFAGGNPNVWISNSYSNDGVSAQRFGQRDFEAPANILTTPTPEAIAAIDSGTRGSVTNFIDPNFDIPSQWTYMLNSDVTLNIPYLGDGYAWTTTAIYTEKENSAEWINAALLQEGDVVGSTSSGALPFYDTRELEIMLTNADRDGRSVILSTGIAKEWDNGLSFDMSYTHQDITEGNPGSSSTARSNYRFGHFLDHQETQIGTSPFETEHRFVFNLGYKTEFFEGYATRFNLFFERHSGSAYSHLVDLTNLQGGRFFNQDLIQPSGFFTTFGGNYLAYVPTANDPNVRYEGVTEQEVLAHFDSLGLSGFAGGHVDRGQAQSPWVTNLDLYISQELPGLMDGHKGEVYFVVNNLLNLIDSSKGKVYRQNFNTSEVIQMDIDASTGQYIYGDILSDDFTFEARDSAYRIKIGVKYTF
- a CDS encoding CsgG/HfaB family protein, producing MSTAPKMGGGQGGGTITGGAGGANTDNKNSQLESCDKTLGTMSVFEDRSLPWWSMYQRRAPDLGSTVPVIRLMIQQSNCFVVVERGAAMAAMKAERELMSSGESRGGSNFGKGQMVAADYTLSPSIQFSEKGTGGIGAIAGALFGSVGAAVAGGFKKNEAATTMLLIDNRSGVQVSAAVGNAENQDFRIGGALFAGALLGAGAYSNTPEGKIVTAAFADSYNQMVKALRNYKAQQVEGGLGTGGKLGVQQ
- a CDS encoding TonB-dependent receptor — protein: MKSHRLSKIAGAVVVALGMTASAYANTTSSGIKGEISGPAGDPAQGTTVVITHLPSGTSKTVTVNEFGRFSSKGLRVGGPYRITIDSDTFEDQVVDDVFLTLSETYEINRSLESVSNVERIEVTGRAYHSNYGSNSPSSNFNFEDLAAAPTVNRDIKDVVRVDPRIYIDESSSDAIRCAGGNPRFNSLTVDGVRMNDNFGLNSNGYPTERIPFSFDALDQVAVELAPFDVQYGGFTSCNINAVTKSGTNEVHGSFFYDYTNDSLKGDSLEGEDVPTGNFNEKRYGFNVGLPMIEDKLFLFTAYEKLEGAQIFQYDPLTNGRIDQATLDRIAQISRDAYGYEPGGFTPSLPVEDEKLLVKLDWNINDDHRATFVYNYNDGFTLAQSDAGSSRISFDNHFYERGAKLNSYVTSIYSDWTDNLSTEVRIGYSTLDNRQISLDRESGFGEFRVSAANGIDVYLGPDDSRQSNKLKYDNLSLKLAATYYLDEHELYFGYEREELDVFNLFVQHSQGEYRFSSIDDFENGIARVYYGNASSQDPNDAAGEFKYALNTVYFQDKFELENYDVTITAGLRYDWYTSDDVPEFNQNFQDRYGFSNEQNLDGVDLLQPRFGLNWSVNDQLEVRAGLGLYSGGNPNVWISNSYSNDGIRNIQINQRGLQILGPDAIAFNGSGRPGFDIPQQLFDAVGSGSADASTNVTDPDFEIPSEWKYSLGATYVTESDYIIMADFLYTDKKDSAIVRNLADAQVGTAPDGRPVYDSVNHPRNSDFLLTNVSGEDGEATILSLSVSKSFDNGFDFSASYAYTDAKEVHPMTSSVAFSNYHNIATSDPENPGLAASNYEIPHRFTLNLRYSHEFFEGYETTFSLFGQANQGQPYTYSFTSRTRGLGFNDADRQLLYIPLENDASVVYGDDFDLAAFNSFIEAEGLDEYRGRILPRNRLQSDWWVKFDFKIEQEFAGFAEGHKASAFFVIENLTNFLNDDWGVLEQGSQLQGAVAASVNDANQYVFQEFTNPATQSRQNDASLWEMRIGVKYDF
- a CDS encoding TetR/AcrR family transcriptional regulator, whose protein sequence is MNEVKKESKQGTIRALSEAKILEAAQEEFILQGFKGATVQSIADRAGLPKANILYYFKNKDNIYHAVLERTLDMWDQGIGDIEPEDGPAAAIEKIIASKVKMSFQHPGASKIYAMEIIQGAQHLKEFARTYLRKWVREKAALFQHWIDTEQMADVDPYHLIFAIWSTTQHYADFETQILTVMNQADYEEQDEQQVIAFLTDFILRGCGLK
- a CDS encoding endonuclease/exonuclease/phosphatase family protein — protein: MKKLLAGSGLLLSTITTAMAADTIKIATFNVSMEALNYLPKGERGQVVPSGNELTTALNSQHQQIKNIAEIIQRVNPDILLLNEFDRTDNNAIALQKFLTSYLAKSQQGQTPVNYPYFYQGPVNTGVKAAIDINGDGQITSPQDTYGFGYFPGHFGMALLSKFPIDHTNIRTFQKFKWQDMPNALKPMQSNSEQGYYSDATWQELRLSSKSHWDIPVIVDNKTVHVLASHPTPPVFDGPEDRNGKRNHDEIRFWQDYISGDAGSYIYDDNGQKGAMKNKAPFVIMGDLNASTTDGDANKDGIGNLIEHPAVNDPMPMSDGGKASKPDNQNARYHTAHWGMRADYVLPSTFGWTLTDSGVFWPTQNSPLYRLIDSRAASSDHRLVWVELSLK
- a CDS encoding alkaline phosphatase encodes the protein MRKLLSSLCVLAACGATAKEQPHNIIMVIADGMGPAYTTGYRYYNDDPKTKEVEATIFDKYLVGMASTYPAPVSGYVTDSAAGATALSAGIKTYNGAIAMDVDKNPVETVLERAKQYGLKTGAVVTSQVNHATPASYLAHNEYRRNYNEIADSYVDERINGELKFDVLFGGGWQYFIRDDRQLVKELTSQGVQYIDAYQQLSTLKNDKPALGLFADVGLPHALDDSNRYRLSAMTKTATELLASQDNGYFLLVEASQVDWAGHSNDISAAMAEMDDLAKTIEYLESYVAQTPNTTVILTADHSTGGLTLAAHGEYKWQPALLRKQLHSPKVIAESITKQKLAKSAIDKLFNFELNEDEIALITAATDEAAEKLAAYQKLSEEAQNKQRKPSAEYIVTKTVKKIIDGRTNTGWTSGGHTAVDVPIIAFGKYADKFEGHLDNTDIAKKVFKLLEQHRD